The following coding sequences are from one Alkalinema sp. FACHB-956 window:
- a CDS encoding phycobiliprotein lyase, with translation MPVNSTLQRHAVGDDLIAQFFKSSSGQWRSERRYFTLPDGEVQEVESLITVQFLEQGCDELRHLAQLHDLEDVDFMTCGASVTWDSKNSILGKNMSKGSTLFGIADGLMYRDRGFATPKPIVATFSMTNPETLCLRTEYQGSVFEEEVKLIGSKYRTRQTIISRAGEEQMIGQYLEKRVA, from the coding sequence ATGCCTGTGAATTCAACTCTGCAACGCCATGCGGTGGGTGATGATCTAATTGCTCAGTTTTTCAAAAGTTCCTCCGGGCAGTGGCGATCGGAACGTCGCTACTTCACCTTGCCCGATGGGGAAGTCCAGGAAGTCGAAAGCCTGATTACGGTTCAGTTTCTTGAGCAGGGCTGCGATGAGTTGCGGCACTTAGCACAGTTGCATGACTTGGAAGATGTGGATTTCATGACCTGCGGGGCTAGCGTCACCTGGGATAGCAAAAATTCCATCCTGGGCAAAAATATGTCTAAAGGATCCACTCTATTTGGCATTGCCGATGGATTAATGTACCGAGATCGCGGCTTTGCCACCCCCAAGCCGATCGTTGCCACCTTCTCCATGACCAATCCAGAAACCCTCTGCCTCCGCACCGAGTACCAAGGCTCCGTATTTGAAGAGGAAGTCAAACTCATCGGCAGCAAATACCGCACGCGCCAAACCATCATTTCCCGCGCCGGGGAAGAACAAATGATTGGCCAATACCTGGAAAAACGGGTTGCTTAG